CATGGTAGACCGTGACCCACAAGTCATCGCCCGCCTTAAGGAAAATGTTGCGACCCTCGGTGCGCCGGGCGCAACCCTGGTAGCGGCCGACGCCTTGACCTGGCTCCAGTCGCCGCACCGGAAATCAACCTTTGACATTGTATTTCTCGACCCGCCGTTCGGCCAAGGCTTGCTGGAACCCTGCTGTAAATTGTTAGAAGAGCATGGCTGGCTCGCCCCCTCGGCCCACATCTATCTGGAATCCGAGTCGGCCCTCGGCCCACCCGCCTTACCCGCTAATTGGCAGCTAAAACGCAGCCAAAAAGCCGGTCAAGTAGGGTATCATTTAGCGACTAGAGAGCTAGCCGCGACAACATGAACATCACCGCAATCTATCCCGGCACCTTCGACCCGATCACCAAGGGGCACAGTGATTTGGTACAGCGCGCGGCGAAATTATTTGATCGGGTAATCGTGGCGATCGCGGCGAATCCCACCAAGGTCCCGGCGCTATCGCTGGCCAAGCGCGTGGAACTGGCGCACACGGTGCTGGCCGAATTAAAAAATGTCGAGGTCGTCAGCTTCGATACCCTGCTCGCCGATTTCGTTAAGGCGCGCGGGGCGCAGGTGATACTTCGCGGTCTGCGCGCGGTGTCGGACTTCGAGCATGAATTTCAACTGGCTGGCATGAATCGCAGGCTTGCGCCTCGAGTCGAAACCTTGTTTTTAACACCCGCTGAACAATATGCCTATATCTCATCGAGTCTGGTGCGCGAGATCGCTGCGCTCGGTGGCGATGTCTCGGAGTTTGTACACCCGGCGGTCAGCGCCGCGCTCGCCGTCCATAGACGTTAAGATGCAGTGGCGAGCGCGGCTACTGCTACTCCTGATCGTTACGATCGGGACCCAGGCACTCGCCGACCAACCATCCGCCGCCGCCATCGCCAGCGCCCATCCGCTCGCCACCCGGGCCGGCCATGAAGTCCTCTCCGCGGGCGGCAATGCCTTTGATGCAGCGGTCGCGGTGACGGCGGCGCTCGCCGTCGTCGAGCCGATGAGCTCCGGTCTGGGCGGCGGTGGTTTCTGGCTGCTGCACCGTGTCAGGGATGGCTTTGAAACCATGCTGGACGGGCGCGAAAAGGCCCCGCTCGCCGCGCGGCGCGACATGTACCTCGATGACAGTGGAGAAGTCGTCTCGAATCTCTCCGTGGACGGCGCGCTGGCCGCCGGCATTCCCGGCACACCTGCGGCCATCGTGCATCTCGCCCAACATTATGGAAGGCTGCCGCTCAAAAAGAGTCTCGCTCCCGCCATTAAATTTGCGCGCGCCGGCTTTGCCGTCAATGAATCGTATCGGGGCATGGCCGGTTTTCGTCTCAATGCGCTGCGTGCATCACCTGCGGCAGCCGCCGTGTTCTTGCACAACAACGAAGTCCCGGAACCCGGTTATCTCATTAAACAGCCCGACCTGGCAAAAACATTGGAGAACATCGCAGTGCATGGCGTAAACGGATTTTACGGCGGAACTGTTGCGCAACGCTTGGTGGACGGCGTGCGCAGCGCGGGCGGCATCTGGTCACTCGATGATTTCGCCAACTATAGCGTAATGGAGCGTAAACCTGTACGCGGCAACTATCATGGGATAAAAATAACCACCGCCGCCCCGCCTTCCTCGGGCGGTGTCGCGCTGCTCACTACGCTTAATATCCTGGCAGGCTATAAATTCGACGAACTACCGGCTCTCACCCGCACGCACCTCACCCTAGAAGCCATGCGCCGCGCCTACCGTGACCGCGCCGAGTATTTGGGTGACCCGGACTACGTCAAGGTGGACGTGGCGCAACTCACCCATCCGTTCTACGCCGCGGGCCTGCGCGCCTCCATCCGCAGCGACCGAGCCATGCCCAGCGCCAGCCTGCCGGGACAAAATCCCCTGATCCCGGCGGTTGGAGACACTACGCATTTCTCGGTGCTCGACAAAGAAGGCAATCGCGTCGCCGCGACGATGAGTATCAACTTCCCCTTCGGTTCGGGTTTTATGGCCCCCGGCACGGGTGTATTGCTAAACGATGAGATGGACGACTTTTCCGCCAAGCCGGGGGCGCCGAATGTCTACGGCCTGGTGGGCGGGGAGGCCAATGCCATTGCGCCCGGCAAACGACCGCTCTCGAGTATGACACCGACCTTTCTGGAGGATAAGCGTGGCGTGGCGATCCTCGGCACGCCCGGCGGCAGCCGGATTATCTCGATGGTTTTACTCGCCACGCTGGACCATGCAGCCGGTCATGAACCGGAGTCCTGGGTAACTTTGCCACGGTATCACCACCAGTTTCTGCCCGATGCGGTGCAATATGAACCTGGCGCGTTTTCCAGGGAACTGGTTACGGGTCTTGAAAAGATGGGCCACACGTTAGAGCCCCTGGAACGGCCCTACGGCAACATGCAGGCGGTGTTCTGGGACCGGCGAAACAGGACCGTCAAGGCCGCCAGCGACCCGCGCGGGATAGGGCAGGCAGAGGTCCGCTAGCTGCCTCGGACCACCTTGCGCCGTACCGGCGGGTTGACTATAATGGCTTTCATTTTTAGCACTTTTAACTCACATAACCGTAGGAGCCCTCCATGCCTGCATCCATGATTATTCCGATCATTATTTTCGGCGGCTTTATCTTGCTTGCTATCGCGATCACCAACGTCGCGCTGAAGAATCTCACCCCGCCCAGAAAGTAAATCGCGTAGGTCAGGCTGCGCAAGCCCAACCCCGCCCGTCGCGTTGCTTCGCAACGCGGCTTATCCCTGAGCTACCGGCAGGCTAGAGCACCCCTGTCCGGTAGCTGTTGCCAACATGTCCGTAATGCACAAATCGCCCCCCCATCCACTTATAAAGTTCGTCGTGATGTCGGCCGTGTTCTTTCTTGTCGGCACCGTACACGGCGTGCTGCAGGTGATACACCCGATTCGCGTCTGGCTGGACTCCATCGGCAGCCCCT
The DNA window shown above is from Gammaproteobacteria bacterium and carries:
- the coaD gene encoding pantetheine-phosphate adenylyltransferase: MNITAIYPGTFDPITKGHSDLVQRAAKLFDRVIVAIAANPTKVPALSLAKRVELAHTVLAELKNVEVVSFDTLLADFVKARGAQVILRGLRAVSDFEHEFQLAGMNRRLAPRVETLFLTPAEQYAYISSSLVREIAALGGDVSEFVHPAVSAALAVHRR
- the ggt gene encoding gamma-glutamyltransferase encodes the protein MQWRARLLLLLIVTIGTQALADQPSAAAIASAHPLATRAGHEVLSAGGNAFDAAVAVTAALAVVEPMSSGLGGGGFWLLHRVRDGFETMLDGREKAPLAARRDMYLDDSGEVVSNLSVDGALAAGIPGTPAAIVHLAQHYGRLPLKKSLAPAIKFARAGFAVNESYRGMAGFRLNALRASPAAAAVFLHNNEVPEPGYLIKQPDLAKTLENIAVHGVNGFYGGTVAQRLVDGVRSAGGIWSLDDFANYSVMERKPVRGNYHGIKITTAAPPSSGGVALLTTLNILAGYKFDELPALTRTHLTLEAMRRAYRDRAEYLGDPDYVKVDVAQLTHPFYAAGLRASIRSDRAMPSASLPGQNPLIPAVGDTTHFSVLDKEGNRVAATMSINFPFGSGFMAPGTGVLLNDEMDDFSAKPGAPNVYGLVGGEANAIAPGKRPLSSMTPTFLEDKRGVAILGTPGGSRIISMVLLATLDHAAGHEPESWVTLPRYHHQFLPDAVQYEPGAFSRELVTGLEKMGHTLEPLERPYGNMQAVFWDRRNRTVKAASDPRGIGQAEVR
- the rsmD gene encoding 16S rRNA (guanine(966)-N(2))-methyltransferase RsmD codes for the protein MRIIGGRWRSRRLGFPDVEGLRPTPDRVRETLFNWLAPIIEGARCLDLFAGSGALGLEALSRGATEVVMVDRDPQVIARLKENVATLGAPGATLVAADALTWLQSPHRKSTFDIVFLDPPFGQGLLEPCCKLLEEHGWLAPSAHIYLESESALGPPALPANWQLKRSQKAGQVGYHLATRELAATT